From the genome of Planctomycetota bacterium:
CGGGCTTGCCGGAAAGGTCGTCGTTCCATGTGGACGGCAGCGACATTTCGTCGGCGTCGTACTGCGCGAGCGCCGCATCAGAGGCGGGCCAATCAAAATGATTGTCCATGTGCGGCACCTGCGTGCAGTGCCACAGAAAAAACGGCTTGCCGTCCGCCTTCGCCGATTCGATGAAGCGGATCGACTGCTGCGTGTTCCAATCTTCGATGTAGCCCTTGGCGAGAGCGTCCTTGCCGTCTTCGATCACGTGGCGGTTGTGGTACGTGCCGTTGGAGTGAAAGTATTGGGCGTCGTCGAAGCCGAGGTCCTGCGGCTTGTTGCCCAGGTGCCACTTGCCGACGATCCCCGTGCGATAGCCCGCCGCCTTGAGCAGCTCGGCGACGGTCGATTGGCCCTTGCGGACGGGCTGACCAAGCGTGGTCACGCCATTGACGGACCCGTAGCGCCCGGTGAGGACGGTTGCGCGGCTCGGGCTGCAGATCGCGAGCGTGACGAACCCATGCGTAAAACGCACCCCCGACTGCGCCAGCTTGTCCATCGCCGGCGTGTGCATCTGCGGATCGCCGAGCACGCCCAACGCATCGAAGCGCTGATCGTCGGTGAGAATGACAATGAAATTCGGCGGCGAGGCACGGGCGAATGAGACCGACAGCAGAACAATCCACACCACCCTCAGCATCAGCCGCGTGCGTTGCATGTCATTTCTCGTCGAGAATCTCCACGGATTCGAACTTGCGGCCTTCGAGCATTTCCAGGGACGCGCCGCCGCCGGTGGAGACGTGACTGACCTGGTCGGCGAAGCCGAGCTGTTCGATCGCCGCCGCGGAGTCGCCGCCGCCGATGATGCTCACGGAGTCCGAGTCGGCGATGGCCTGAGCGACGGCTTTCGTTCCCGCATCGAACGGAGGCATCTCGAACACGCCCATCGGGCCGTTCCAGACGACGGTCTTGGCGCTCTTGACGATCGAGGCGAAGAGCTTCGCCGACTCGGGTCCGATGTCCAGACCTTCGTAATCGTCGGGAATCTGGCCGGCTTTGACGATCTTCTTGTTGCAGTCGCCCTTGAAGGCGTCGCCGGCGTGCGTATCGACCGGCAGCACCAGCTTGGGGCCGCC
Proteins encoded in this window:
- a CDS encoding sulfatase-like hydrolase/transferase; its protein translation is MQRTRLMLRVVWIVLLSVSFARASPPNFIVILTDDQRFDALGVLGDPQMHTPAMDKLAQSGVRFTHGFVTLAICSPSRATVLTGRYGSVNGVTTLGQPVRKGQSTVAELLKAAGYRTGIVGKWHLGNKPQDLGFDDAQYFHSNGTYHNRHVIEDGKDALAKGYIEDWNTQQSIRFIESAKADGKPFFLWHCTQVPHMDNHFDWPASDAALAQYDADEMSLPSTWNDDLSGKPDYLKTARSRTQALEYGYDKPENIRNHMKRYRAAVTDMDQRLGALLAAVDRMGLRDNTYIFLMGDNGWMIGDHGFTSKVLAYEPSMRVPFLVAGPGIAPAVRDELVLNADIAPTILALAKLGGADDMHGTSLLPLLHNERTEWRASFYYEAPTPALGSHPLWALRTERYKYIRTLDPDHRDAPPFEELYDLHEDPNEMHNLAHDSGHAEVLRKLSAELDERRVSIK